GGCGGATTTCGCCGCTTATGTTGTCATTCTGGCTGAAATCGGCCCTGTTGCGCTTGCCGTGACCACCAGCCTTAACATCAATTTTCTGATGAAACCCGCTCCGGGAGACATGCTGGCCCATGTCCGGACTTTGAAAATGGGCAAGCGGTTGGTGGTGGTCGAAGTGGATATGTGGTCTGAAGGGCAGGAAGATTTGGTTGCCCACGCCACGGCTACCTATTCGATTCCGCCGCAATGAAGGCGAGGAAAAGGGGCGGAAAAAGTTGATTTTGTGTGGTAATTATATACCGCAAAAATAATGCATTGTTTTTGTTGATGAATTTTGTTCGAAACTGCTTGACAAAGTCACGGGCTCGTATAAAAGAAGCGCCAGACATTGCGGCGGCTCTCTCGGGTCGCCGTTTCCTGTTGTCAATGTGACACCGAGATACGGAATAGCAATGAAAACATTTTCTGCAAACCCTTCCAACATCGAGAAGAAGTGGATTCTCATCGATGCCGAAGGTCTTGTGCTGGGTCGTGTGGCAGCGTTGATCGCCATGCGTCTTCGCGGCAAACACAAAGCCACCTTCACGCCACATATGGATTGTGGTGACAACGTGATCGTAATCAATGCCGACAAAGTCAAACTGACTGGTCGCAAATACGAGAACAAAAAATACTACTGGCACACCGGTCATCCGGGCGGCATCAAAGAGCGTACCGCTCGTCAGATCATCGAGGGCAAGTTCCCTGAGCGTGTTCTGGAGAAAGCTGTTCAGCGCATGATGCCAGGCGGCCCACTGACCCGCGTTCAGCTGTCCAACCTGCGTGTCTATGCTGGTGCAACGCACCCGCATGAAGCCCAGGCCCCAGAGGCACTGGATGTTAAATCCCTGAATGCCAAGAATGCGAGGGCTTAAGAATGAGCGATTCTGTACAGTCTCTTGAAGAACTCGGCTCTGCTATTGGCGTAGAAGCTGAAGAGTCCGCACCAGTTCACGTTCAGAAGCTTGATGCTCATGGTCGTGCATACGCCACCGGCAAGCGTAAAGACGCTGTTGCCCGCGTATGGATCAAACCAGGCTCTGGCAAGATCATCGTGAACAAAAAAGAATACAACGTCTATTTTGGTCGCCCAGTTCTGCAGATGGTTGTTAAACAACCTCTGGTCGCTGCTGACCGTGATGGCCAGTTCGACATCATCTGCACCGTTTCTGGTGGTGGTTTGTCCGGTCAGGCCGGTGCGATCCGTCACGGCATCTCCAAAGCTCTGACCTATTATGAGCCAGAGCTGCGCGGCGTTCTGAAAAAGGGTGGGTTCCTCACCCGTGACTCTCGTGTTGTCGAACGTAAGAAATTCGGTCGCGCGAAAGCACGTCGTTCCTTCCAGTTCTCCAAGCGTTAATCTCACGCTTCGAACTGCGCGAATTCAAGAAAGCCGCTTCCAACTGGAGGCGGCTTTTTTCGTGCGTCATGGAATATATCCGGTCGACATTATGCCGTCAAAGGGCAGGCATGAACCACTTTCATCTCACCTTACAGTTCCTTCAAGTATAACTGGAGTGGATTGCCAAACTGGGATTTGAGGCGTGATTATTGTAAAGAATATCCTGAATTTAAGCTTCCAATTTGCTTAAAATCTTCTTTTTGAACCTGTTTTCGGCGGGTAGTTGTGCGTCTTTACAACCTGTAATTCTTTACATGGCGGGCGAAAAGCAGACGGAAAATACGAAAAAATGCGTATATGGCGCAAATTTGGGCAGGAAAACTCGTAATTTTTTACAATATTTCTGATTTTAATTGTTCCAGACTATTTGAATAAAGAATTGATTAGGATTGTACAGTCATGCTTTTTCCCAAATAGGACCAAAATGCCCCTCAGTATTGGGAAAACAACATGTCTAAGAAACCAGTCTCGACCGAAATCAGGTTGACGAAGGGAATCATGGCAAAGACTCTGACCGTTGCGACTGCTGCGGTTATTGCGGTCTTTGCGCTGTTTGCCTTCTACAACGACACGCTGCAGCGTGAAACCATCCGGAACGAAACCGCCGTCTTGATGGACAATATCGGCAAGACGACTGCCAATAGCATCAATAACTGGCTGCAGGGCCGGATGACGCTGATTGCATCGTCGACCGAGTTTGCCAAGAAGATGGATAGTGACACGGATCCGCTGTCTTTGTTCAGCAACCAGACCTATCTCGACAACTTCCAATATTCCTATATTGGGATGGAAAAGACAGGCGAGTTCTTCATCTGGCCAGTCACCAAGATGGCGGACGATTACGACCCCCGCAAACGGCCTTGGTACAAGGACGCTGTTGCCAAGGGTGGGCCGGTTCTGACCGCTCCCTATGTCGATGCCTCCACCAAGGATCTGATCATCTCAGCCGCGCATCCGGTCAAGACCTCAGACGGTCTGCTCGGCGTGGCCGCAGGTGACTTCAGCATTAAAAGCCTTGTCCAGATGCTTTCCCAGACGGACCTCGACGGCAAGGGGCACGCCTTCCTGGTGTCAAAGGAAGGCAAGATTCTCGTTCACAGCAATATCGACTATGTCGATAAGGACCTCTCCGTTGCCTACCCAAATGGTGCTCCGGCCATTCGCCAGGAAATGGCCGAAGTGGAAGACGCCAACGGAACCTCGCTGATGACCTTTGTGCCGATCGAAGGCCTGCCGGTTGAATGGTATGTAGCCCTGTCGATGGACAAAAATCTGGCCTATGCATCGCTGTCTGACTTCCGTATGTCAGCCGCCATCGCAGCAACTCTGGCCGCCATTCTGATGATCATCGTGCTGGGCTTCTTCCTCACCAAACTGGTTGCCATGCCGATCAGCAACATGACGTCTGCCATGGGCCGCCTTGCTCACGGGGACAATGATGTCGAAATCGATGGACTTGATCGTCAGGACGAAATTGGTGCAATGGCAGAAGCCGTCATGGTGTTCAAACAGAATGCCATTGAGCAGGACCGGCTGCGTGCACAGCAGGCCAAGGAAGAGCAGGCCAAGCAGCAGCGGGTCGAACTGGTTGATCAATTGATCTCCGAGTTTGATCTGGAAGTCAGTGAAGTTCTCAAGACGATTTCGGTCTCTTCCTCCGGACTGGAAACCACCGCAGGATCATTGAATTCCACCGCAGAAGCCTCAGCCGCCAGCGCGACCACTGTGGCAGCCGCTTCGGAGGAAGCCTCGATCAACGTGCGTTCGGTTGCCGCCGCATCCGAAGAGCTGGCCGCTTCGATTTCCGAAATCAGCCGCCGGGTGAACCAGTCCCGCGAAATAGCCGAACGGGCCAGTGGTGCAGCCAAGCAGACGGACCAGACCGTGCAAAGCCTTGTGTCCACCACAGACCGGATCAGCCAAATCGTCAGCCTGATCAACGACATCGCGGCCCAGACCAATCTGCTGGCCCTCAATGCGACAATTGAAGCAGCGCGTGCCGGTGAAGCAGGCAAGGGCTTTGCGGTCGTGGCGTCAGAAGTGAAGTCACTCGCCGATCAAACCTCCAAGGCGACCGATGAAATTGCCACGCAGATTTCCGCCATGCAGTCGGTGTCGAATGAAGCCGCAGGTGCCATTCGCGGCATCGGGGATGTGATCGTCGAGATCAACGAGATCGCTTCTGAAATCGCTGCATCCGTCGATCAGCAGGGCGGCGCAACGCGCGAAATCGCCCATAATGTCAATGAAGCGGCGAAGGGTACACAGGAAGTGAGCGAAAGCACGGTGCTGGTGACCAAGGGAGCCAGTGACACCGAGGAGAGCGCAGCCAACGTTCTTTCCGCTGCGCTTGATCTGTCTGGCAAGTCGAGCGCTTTGCGTGACACTGTTCAGAACTTCGTCAACAAGATCCGTGCCGCCTGATCCAAGGGTCTGCACGGGGTGCCGAAGCACCAATTGTCAAAACGAGAAAAGCCGTCATGCAAATGACGGCTTTTCTTATGTCTGTTGCCAGATAGAAAGTGCCCTAGTGGCTGAGCGTGCGCGACACCGCGTCCTTCCAACCGGCATATTTGCGCTCTCGCACATCCTCGTCCATATGTGGCTCAAAGCGATTTTCAACCGCCCAGCTTTTTGCGAATTCCTCAGGCTCGGGATAGAAACCGACCTTCCAGCCTGCCAGATAGGCAGCACCAAGCGCGGTGGTCTCCAGAATGCGTGGCCGCTCCACCTTGGTGTTGAGGATGTCGGACAGGAACTGCATCGTCCAGTTGGAGGCAACCATGCCGCCATCCACCCGCAGCATCGTTTCGCTGTCGGTCTCCCAGTCCTTGCGCATCGCAGTCAGTAGATCACGGGTCTGGTAGCAGACCGACTCCAGCGTTGCACGGCAGACTTCTTCCGGTCCCGTCGCACGCGTCAGGCCAAACATGGCCCCGCGGCAATCCGCATCCCAGTAGGGCGCGCCAAGGCCGACAAAGGCCGGCACCAGATAGACCTGCTGGCTTTCATCCGCCTTGCGGGCCAGTGGGCCGGTCTGGTTGGCTTTTTCGATGATGCCAAGACCATCGCGCAACCACTGCACCGCAGCGCCTGCAATGAAGATCGAACCTTCCAGTGAAAAGGTCGGCTTGCCGTCAAATTGATAGGCGATGGTGGTCAAAAGGCGGTTCTCGGAACGAACCGGTTTCTCGCCTGTATTGAGCAGGGCAAAGCAGCCCGTGCCGTATGTCGATTTCATCATGCCCGGCTCAAAGCAGGCCTGACCAATGGCCGCAGCCTGCTGGTCTCCGGCAATGCCGGTGATCGGGATCGGGCCGCCAAACAGTTCGGGCATGCAGGTGCCAAAATCATCGGCACAATTCTTCACTTCTGGACGTGCCAGAGCTTGCGGCAGATTGAGGATCTGACGCAGGGTGCTGCTCCAGCGGCCATTGTGAATGTCATAAAGCATCGTGCGGCTGGCATTGGTCGCATCTGTCGCATGAACCTTGCCACCCGTCAGGCGCCACAACAGGAAGCTGTCAACCGTGCCAAAGGCCAGATGGCCCGCTTCGGCTTTCTCGCGCGCGCCTTCGACATTGTCGATGATCCAGGCCACCTTGGTGGAAGAAAAATAGGGGTCAAGCAATAGACCGGTTTTCTCGGTCACCGTTTCCTCAAGACCCTCATCCTTGAGCTTCTTGCAATAGTCCGACGTTCTGCGGTCCTGCCAGACGATGGCATTGTAGACGCATTCACCGGTGCGCTTGTCCCAGACGAGGGTGGTTTCACGCTGGTTGGTGATGCCGATGGCGGCGATTTCCGAGGCATGCGCCCCGGCATTTTCCATCGCCTCGCGACAGACGGTCACCACCGTATCCCAGATTTCCTCCGGATCATGTTCCACCCAGCCAGACTGCGGAAAATGCTGGGTGAATTCCTGCTGTGCGACAGACCGAATGCGGTAGTCCGCATCAAACAGGATGGCCCGTGATGAGGTGGTGCCCTGATCGATGGCCATTACGTAATTGTGTTTCATGAGCGATTCGCCTCTTCCCTCGAATGCTGCGCGTCTCTTGATCTTATGCGTCCCTCTTGGCCTTGCAAGGGGGACGCAGGGTTCATCTCTTGGATGCCGTGGGCAGGAGCTAGGCTTTGCCCGCCCAATAGGCCTTTAGATAGGCCTCAAGGGCTGCTGTTTGATCGGATGTGAAATGCAAGCCGCATTTGGTCCGGCGGAACAGAATGTCCTCCGCGGTCATGGCCCATTCGTTTTCGATCAGATAACGCACTTCGGCTTCATACAGATCCGCTCCGAAGCACTGGCCAAGACCGTCGGTATCGGTGATGCCTTCGAGCAAATCCCACGCCTTGGTGCCATACAGCCGCATCAGACGATAGGCCAGACGGTCCGACAGATAACCATGCTCAGATTTCAGGCGGGCCAACAGATCGTCAAAGGCGCTGGCATTGAAGTCACCCCCCGGCAAACGAGCGACCTTGGTCCATTTCTTGCCTTTCGGGCCGAGTTTCATTTCAATTTTCTTGAGCACCGATTCCGCCAGCATACGGGCCGTGGTGATTTTGCCGCCAAAAATGTGAATGATCGAGTTGTCGCATTCTTCCTTGCTCTGGCGTAGCACATAATCGCGGGTGGCTTCCTGCGCCGCCGATGCGCCATCATCATAAAGCGGCCTCACACCGGAATAGCTCCACACCACATCATCGCGGGTGACCGGCTTGGCGAAATACTCGCTGGCTGCATTGCACAGATAGAGCAGTTCTTCTTCTGTTGCCGCGACCTTGTCCTTGTCGAGATCGCCCTTGAAGTCATGATCGGTGGTGCCGATCAGGGTGAAATCTTCTTCGTAAGGAATGGAGAAGATGATCCGGCCGTCTTTATTCTGGAAGATGTAACAGCGCTTGTGGTCGAACATTTTCTTCACGATCATGTGGCTGCCCTGCACCAGACGCACATTCTTGTCGTCCGGTTTGCCCAAGGCATCGCCGATGATGTGATCGACCCACGGACCGGAAGCATTGATCACCATCCGGGCGTGATGAACAGTCTCTTCGCCGCTGATCTGATTTTTGGTCACGACCTTCCAGCTGGTGCCTTCGTAGGTGGCGGAAATGACCTTTTCGCGCACCAGTATGTTGGCACCGCGATCCCGGGCGTCCATGGCTGCCAGCACAACGAAACGGGCGTCATTGACCCAGCAATCAGAATATTCAAAGCCCTTGGTGAAGAGCGGCTTCAGCGGCTTGCCGACTTCATCCTTGGTCATGTCAATGTCGGCTGTCGCAGGCAACTCCTTGCGGCCACCAATATGGTCATAGAGAAACAGGCCAAGGCGGATCAGCCAAGCCGGACGCAGGTCCTTGTGATGCGGCAGCACGAAGCGCAATGGCCAGACGATATGCGGCGCATTGGCCCAAACCACTTCGCGTTCCTTGAGCGCTTCGCGGACCAGACGGAATTCATAATATTCCAGATAGCGCAGGCCACCATGGATCAGCTTGGTCGATGCGGAGGAGGTGGCGCTAGCCAGATCGTTCATTTCCGCAAGGGTCACGGAATATCCACGTCCAATGGCATCACGCGCGATGCCTACACCATTGATGCCACCACCAATGACAAAGATATCCTTGAGGTCTGCAGTCATAATTCACTCTCGCTGTTCGAGGGGAGGGCGACGATGATCTCGGTTTCAGCGTCGCGACAAAGGGTCTGGATGGCCTCGCTGGGCATCCGATCGGTTACGAAATAGTCGATATCGGCCAGATGGCCGATCCGCACGGGGGCGTTGCGCTCAAACTTCATCGAGTCGCTGACCAGGATGCGTTTGCGGGCATGTTGCAGGATCGCCTGCGCAATCCGCACCTCGCGATAGTCATAGTCGAGCAGGGATCCGTCGCTATCGATTGAGGAAACCCCGATCACCGCGAAATCGACCTTGAACTGCTTGATGAAATCGATGGTCGCTTCACCGACAAGCCCGCCATCAGACTTGCGCAACATGCCACCTGCCACCACCACCTCAGCATTCGATCCGTTATGCAGAATGTTGGCGACGTTGATATTGTTGGTGATGACCATCAGGCCATCATGGCGCACAAGAGCTTCAGCCACCTGTTCGGTGGTTGTCCCGATATTGAGGATGAGAGAGGCATTGTCCGGGATCAGCTGAGCTGCTGCCTTGCCAATGGCTGCTTTTTCCGCTGCCGCATGTGACCGCCGCGCGGTGTAGGCATAGTTGGACACGCCGGATTTGTAGATCGCACCGCCATGCACACGCTCCAGCAGGTCGTGATCGCACAGCACGTTGAGGTCCTTGCGGATGGTTTGCGGCGTGACATCGAAATGAGCCGCCAACCCGTCGACATCAACCCGGCCGTCGCGCTTGGCAAGTTCCATAATGTCAGAATGGCGTGGAATGAGGGGATCCAAGACTATGCTCCTTTTGGTGGGCATCATGCGCTCGAATCTTCCTTTTGCCAAGGGTGAAAGTTCATTTCACAGGGAATGTGAACAAAAACGAACCTTAAATTGCAAATAGTGCGCCTCATAACGAAAAAGGCCGAGCCTGAATGAACAGGCCCGGCCAATCGGTAAGACTGAAGGTCAGCTCTTAGATTGTCTCACCGCGTCGGTAGGAAACACCATAGAAGATGGAGAACAGCACCGGCACCACAATCAAGGTGAGGATGGTGGCGGCTGCCAAGCCGAACATGATGGTCACCGCCAGCGGCGCAAAGAAGACGTCGCTCAACAGAGGGATCAGACCCAGCACCGTGGTGATGGCAGCCATCGTCACCGGACGCATACGCGACACCGCGGCCCGTGTGATGGAATCATGCATATTCAGCCCTTCTTCCTCATTCAGCCGCTTGATCTCTTCGATCAGCACGATGCCATTTTTCAGCAACATGCCCGACAGGGACAAAAAGCCCAGCAAAGCCGTGAACGCGAAGGGCTGGTTGAAGGTCAGGAGGCCCGAAGTCACCCCGATCACCGCCAAAGGCAGGGTCAACCACACAACCATCGTCTGGCGGAACGAGTTGAACAGCATGATGGTGATGGCGAACATGACCAGCACACCAAGAGGGACGAAGGCAAAGACCGCCTTGTTGGCCTTGGACTGGGCTTCAAATTCCCCACCCCATGACAGTTCATAGCCCGGTGGCAGGTCCAACGCCTCGACCTGAGGCCGCAGACGTTCGAACAGGGCAAAGCTGTTGGTGTCGGAATTCGGATCCGCATCCACCCAGACCTGAATGGTGCGTTTGCGGTCGCGACGCATCACCAGCGGATCTTCCCATGCCAAGCCGATTTCCTGCACCACCTGATCAATGCTGACATAGCGGTTAAGCACGGGACTGAAGACCTGAATGTCACTCAATTGCTCGACATTCGACCGCTCGTTCAGAGGCGGGCGCAGGATAATCGGCAGAATCGAGGATCCATCGCGCATTTTGGCAATTTCCAGCCCCTTCACATTCATCAAAATGGCAGAATCGATGTCGGCCTTGGAAATGCCGAGTCTGCGGGCCTCGGCCTCTGCGAATTGTGGCTGCAACACCTTGCTACGTTCCCGCCAGTCATGGCGAATGTTGATGGTATCGGGATCATCGCGATAGATGTCGATCACTTCACTTGCCAACCGGCGCAGCTCTTCCGGATCCGGACCCGAAAGCCGGGCCTCGATCTTGGCCTTGGTGGCAGGGCCAATCTGGAACTGGTTGGTTTTGACAAAGGCTTGCGGCGCTTCTTCCTTAAGTAGATTGAGCACCCAATTGCGAATTTCTGGCATGTCATTATAGGATTTCACCCGAATGATGAACTGGCCAAAGTTGGCAAAAGACCGCTCGCCCTGATAGGTCAGCATGAAACGCTCTGCCGTGGTGCCGACCGTCGTCGTCACCTGATCGATGCCCTCATGTGCGCGGATCTTGACTTCCAGAGCAGCCATGTCCTCGATGGTCGAGCGAATGTCGGAGCCCTGTGGCAGCCAGTAGTCCGCCGTGAACATCGGCAGGTTGGAAGGCGGGAAGAAGGCCTTGTTGACATATTTGAAGCCATAGACCGCTGTTGCCATCGTGGCAATCATCACAAAAGTGGTGACCCAACGCCAACGCAAGGTGAACAGCAACAGCCCCTTGTAGATCTGATAGAAGATGCTCTGATAAGGATCATCCAGTTGCTGGCTGTCTGAAGCATCTATTTCGCTTTTGTCGCTCTCGTTACCGCTTTCTTTGGTTGGTTTCTTGCCGCGGAACATCACCGAGGCAAGGAATGGCGTCAGCGTGATGGCAAACAGCCAGGAGATTAGCAATGAGATGAACAGGATCCAGAACAGCGAACCGGTAAATTCACCAGATGCATCTGGTGACAGGCCAATGGGAGCAAAGGCTGTGACGGAAATAACCGTTGCCCCGAACAGCGGCCACATGGTCTGACCGACGATCCGCTTGGCAGCATCACGGGTGGAAAGACCTTGCTTGATGCCTATCAGAATGCCGTCAGTGATGACGATGGCATTGTCAACCAGCATACCCAGCGCAATGATCAAGGCACCAAGGGAAATGCGGTGGAGATTGATGTTGTAAATGTCCATCACGATGAAAGTGGCACAAATGGTCAGCAACAGGATGAGGCTCATCAAGACCCCGGATCGCGCCCCCATCGTCAGCAGCAGCACCACCACCACAATGGCCAGCGCCTGACCAAGACTGACAAGGAAGTCATTGACCGAATTTTCGACCTGTCGCGGCTGGTCATAAATGGTCGCCAGTTCCACTCCGATCGGACGGGTATAATCGAGCTCCGCGAGACGGGCCCGCACGGACTGCCCCACTTCCACCACGTTGACACCGCTGGCAAAGGAAACTCCGATCGTCAGAGCATTTTCGCTGTTGAAATGATAGACATGTCGGGGTGGCTGCACATAGTCGATTTTCACATTGGCCACATCCGACAAATATATCAGTTCGTCTCCTGTCTGGCCCAGCAGAATGTCGCGGATCTGTTCAACATTGCTGTAATTGCCTGTCGAACTGATGCGGATAAATTCCGTACCGATGCGCAGATTGCCTGCATTGGTGACCAGATTCTGGTTTTGCAGCAGCTGCTTGAGGGCTGTCACCGAAATATTGTGCGAATTGAGCTTGGCGCGGTTGATCTCGATGATGATCTGACGCTCCAGTCCGCCGCCAATCGATACCTTTCCAACCCCGTCCACCAGCACCAGCTCGCGGCGCAGAAAGTCGACATAGTCATTGAGCTCTTGATGGGAATAGCCAGCCCCCGTGACTGCCATGAACATGCCATAGACATCACCGAAATCGTCATTGACCACAGGCGGACGCGATCCAAGCGGCAGGGAAGGGGCGAGGTCGTTGATTTTACGCCGCATTTCATCCCAGATCTGAGCAAGATCCTTCTTGCGGTAGATCGATTTCATTTCCACGGTGACCTGACTGAGGCCAGCCGAGGAAATGGAGGTTACATGGTCGACATAGGGCAGTTGCTGGATCGCGGTTTCGATCGGCAGCGTTACTTCTTCCTCGACCTCCATGGATGAGGCGCCGGGATAGGCCGTGACGACCACTGCCTGCTTGATGGTGAATTCGGGGTCTTCCAGACGACCCAGATTGAAAAAGGCCAGGACACCGCCTGCCAACAACAGGATGGTGACCATCCAGCTGACGGTTTTCCGCTCGATGGCGTAATCAGTCAAATTCATGATAGCGGTTCCTAGAGGCCACGTTCTTTTTGGTAGGCACGCAGTTTCATGCCTTCTGCGACATGGGAAACCCCGACGGCGACAAGGCGGTCGCCATCCTGCAAACCCTCAAGAATGCGCACAGAGCCATCCTCAAGTCCGAGTACTTCCACTTCTGTCTTGCGGGCCTGATTCTGCGGATCCACCTTCCAGACCCAGCGCTTGCCAGCTTCTTCAAAAACGGATTCAAGCGGCACAAGGACACCGCCGGTGCCTTCGGGTGCCGTGAGACCGGCCACATCGGCCCGCACATTGACACTCATGCCCGGCAACACGCTAAGCTCTTTGGGAACCGGCATGGTCGCCGTCACTTTGAAAGAGCGTGTCACAGCATCGGGAAGGGCGTCATGCTCTTTGTAGGTTGCCAGAAACTTCTGATCGGGCAGGGCATCGAACCGCACCTCAAAAGCCAGGCCAAGCGAGTTGCTGATCGGATTGAACAGCAGCAACAGCTTTTCTGGGACGTTGAAGACAATGTCGATGTCATCGCGCCCCTGAAACTGGATCACAGCCGCGCCCGCAGCCACATTCTGGTAGCGTTCGACATTGACCTTGGCGATCACGCCATCATAAGGCGCGTGCAAGACCGTATAGCCAACATCTTCCTTGGCCATCTTGAGGGCAACCTCTGCACCGGAAAAGGTTGCCTTTGCCGTATCCAGCGCCGCTTTTGCCACATGCTTCTTTTCAAACAGGGATTCGGTTCTGGTCAGCTGAATTTGCGCCAGATCGAAGGTTGCCTGCCGCTGCGCCACGACATTTTTGTAGGGCGTGTCGTCAAGCTTGGCGATGACGTCCCCTTCTTTCAAAATCTGCCCTGCATGAATTGGCAGCTCAGAAATCTGCCCGGCCACGCGAAAGGCCAGGATCGAATTGCGGGACGCCGCAGTCACGCCAGGGAAGGTTTTGTAAAAGCTGAAGGCTACCTTGCTGGCGGTTGCAATCTTCGCAGGGCGGGCAAAGGGATCTTCCTGCACGGGTTCTTCCGCAATGGCATCAAAAACACCATCCTTGCAGCCAGCAAGAGCCAAGGCAGAAAGGCCGATCAAGAGCAGTTTTCGGAGCATGTTTTGGGTCCGTTCAATATTACAAAGA
This genomic stretch from Cohaesibacter intestini harbors:
- a CDS encoding PaaI family thioesterase encodes the protein MTEQAAQETAQAMTAEEITILLDDIFPQLNQGRRCYFIDWVKNREAVLRLKADERHLRPGGTVSGPTMMGLADFAAYVVILAEIGPVALAVTTSLNINFLMKPAPGDMLAHVRTLKMGKRLVVVEVDMWSEGQEDLVAHATATYSIPPQ
- the rplM gene encoding 50S ribosomal protein L13 is translated as MKTFSANPSNIEKKWILIDAEGLVLGRVAALIAMRLRGKHKATFTPHMDCGDNVIVINADKVKLTGRKYENKKYYWHTGHPGGIKERTARQIIEGKFPERVLEKAVQRMMPGGPLTRVQLSNLRVYAGATHPHEAQAPEALDVKSLNAKNARA
- the rpsI gene encoding 30S ribosomal protein S9 — protein: MSDSVQSLEELGSAIGVEAEESAPVHVQKLDAHGRAYATGKRKDAVARVWIKPGSGKIIVNKKEYNVYFGRPVLQMVVKQPLVAADRDGQFDIICTVSGGGLSGQAGAIRHGISKALTYYEPELRGVLKKGGFLTRDSRVVERKKFGRAKARRSFQFSKR
- a CDS encoding methyl-accepting chemotaxis protein, giving the protein MSKKPVSTEIRLTKGIMAKTLTVATAAVIAVFALFAFYNDTLQRETIRNETAVLMDNIGKTTANSINNWLQGRMTLIASSTEFAKKMDSDTDPLSLFSNQTYLDNFQYSYIGMEKTGEFFIWPVTKMADDYDPRKRPWYKDAVAKGGPVLTAPYVDASTKDLIISAAHPVKTSDGLLGVAAGDFSIKSLVQMLSQTDLDGKGHAFLVSKEGKILVHSNIDYVDKDLSVAYPNGAPAIRQEMAEVEDANGTSLMTFVPIEGLPVEWYVALSMDKNLAYASLSDFRMSAAIAATLAAILMIIVLGFFLTKLVAMPISNMTSAMGRLAHGDNDVEIDGLDRQDEIGAMAEAVMVFKQNAIEQDRLRAQQAKEEQAKQQRVELVDQLISEFDLEVSEVLKTISVSSSGLETTAGSLNSTAEASAASATTVAAASEEASINVRSVAAASEELAASISEISRRVNQSREIAERASGAAKQTDQTVQSLVSTTDRISQIVSLINDIAAQTNLLALNATIEAARAGEAGKGFAVVASEVKSLADQTSKATDEIATQISAMQSVSNEAAGAIRGIGDVIVEINEIASEIAASVDQQGGATREIAHNVNEAAKGTQEVSESTVLVTKGASDTEESAANVLSAALDLSGKSSALRDTVQNFVNKIRAA
- the glpK gene encoding glycerol kinase GlpK; protein product: MKHNYVMAIDQGTTSSRAILFDADYRIRSVAQQEFTQHFPQSGWVEHDPEEIWDTVVTVCREAMENAGAHASEIAAIGITNQRETTLVWDKRTGECVYNAIVWQDRRTSDYCKKLKDEGLEETVTEKTGLLLDPYFSSTKVAWIIDNVEGAREKAEAGHLAFGTVDSFLLWRLTGGKVHATDATNASRTMLYDIHNGRWSSTLRQILNLPQALARPEVKNCADDFGTCMPELFGGPIPITGIAGDQQAAAIGQACFEPGMMKSTYGTGCFALLNTGEKPVRSENRLLTTIAYQFDGKPTFSLEGSIFIAGAAVQWLRDGLGIIEKANQTGPLARKADESQQVYLVPAFVGLGAPYWDADCRGAMFGLTRATGPEEVCRATLESVCYQTRDLLTAMRKDWETDSETMLRVDGGMVASNWTMQFLSDILNTKVERPRILETTALGAAYLAGWKVGFYPEPEEFAKSWAVENRFEPHMDEDVRERKYAGWKDAVSRTLSH
- the glpD gene encoding glycerol-3-phosphate dehydrogenase, with the protein product MTADLKDIFVIGGGINGVGIARDAIGRGYSVTLAEMNDLASATSSASTKLIHGGLRYLEYYEFRLVREALKEREVVWANAPHIVWPLRFVLPHHKDLRPAWLIRLGLFLYDHIGGRKELPATADIDMTKDEVGKPLKPLFTKGFEYSDCWVNDARFVVLAAMDARDRGANILVREKVISATYEGTSWKVVTKNQISGEETVHHARMVINASGPWVDHIIGDALGKPDDKNVRLVQGSHMIVKKMFDHKRCYIFQNKDGRIIFSIPYEEDFTLIGTTDHDFKGDLDKDKVAATEEELLYLCNAASEYFAKPVTRDDVVWSYSGVRPLYDDGASAAQEATRDYVLRQSKEECDNSIIHIFGGKITTARMLAESVLKKIEMKLGPKGKKWTKVARLPGGDFNASAFDDLLARLKSEHGYLSDRLAYRLMRLYGTKAWDLLEGITDTDGLGQCFGADLYEAEVRYLIENEWAMTAEDILFRRTKCGLHFTSDQTAALEAYLKAYWAGKA
- a CDS encoding DeoR/GlpR family DNA-binding transcription regulator, translating into MDPLIPRHSDIMELAKRDGRVDVDGLAAHFDVTPQTIRKDLNVLCDHDLLERVHGGAIYKSGVSNYAYTARRSHAAAEKAAIGKAAAQLIPDNASLILNIGTTTEQVAEALVRHDGLMVITNNINVANILHNGSNAEVVVAGGMLRKSDGGLVGEATIDFIKQFKVDFAVIGVSSIDSDGSLLDYDYREVRIAQAILQHARKRILVSDSMKFERNAPVRIGHLADIDYFVTDRMPSEAIQTLCRDAETEIIVALPSNSESEL